In Citrus sinensis cultivar Valencia sweet orange chromosome 3, DVS_A1.0, whole genome shotgun sequence, the sequence GAGGCAAACCCCTCCTGGGATTTTgcttataagaaaaattagaggCAAAGATTGGAGCCTAACGACATATAGATACATAATTTTGTTGATTACTTTCATTGCATATGCTTGTTACCACGCCTCGAGAAAGCCTTCTAGCATTGTCAAGAGTGTATTATGCCCAGACCCGCTTAAGGGACCCAAGAAGAAGCCTTGGCCTATTGGTGAATTCTTTGTCAGGCAAGAATTTGTGGGTCTTGATCGAAATGTATCCACAGCTAAGGGTTGGGATCCATTCAATGGAACTCATGGGACATCAAAATTGGGTGAAATAGATCTTGCCTTTCTTGCTTGTTACTCCGTAGGAATGTTTGTTGCTGGGCATTTAGGTGATACTTTGGATTTGAGGTTGTTTTTGACTACAGGTATGGTAGGGAGTGGCATTTTTGTGGGGTTATTTGGCATGGGATACTTTTTAGATATTCATGCGTTCGGTTTCTATCTTATTATGCAAATGGTTGCCGGTTTGTTTCAGGCCACTGGTTGGCCTTCCGTTGTGGCTGTGATTGGCAATTGGTTTGGTAAAAGGAAGAGGGGCTTGATAATGGGTGTTTGGAATGCGCATACTTCTGTTGGGAATATCAGTGGCTCCCTTCTTGCTGCTAGTGTTTTGGACTATGGCTGGGGATGGTCATTTATACTCCCGGGTGCATCTATTGTTATGGGAGGGATAATAGTTTACTTGTTCTTGGCTGCTTATCCTGAGGATGTTGGGTTTCCTTATGCAAATGATCCAATCCCTGGTAGCGAGAGGCTGCCTAATGACGAAGAATCTCACATGCAGAAAGGAAAGACTGCGGCAGTGGAAAATAACTCTGGTATTAGATATGGGTCAGGGAGTAGGACAAGTGTTGGACTTCTTCAAGCTTGTTTGATACCTGGTGTGATACCATTTGCATTCTGCCTCTTCTTCGCAAAGCTAGTGGCATACACATTTCTGTACTGGTTACCATTTTATTTGAGTCAGACAGGTATTCTCTACCATCCTTTGCTTTCTGTTTTAAGTTTCTAGTTGTTAATGAAAAAGGGATTCTTGCAATAGATGCTCaaaatcttgaattttcttgtttcGTAATCCAATCAACtagaacaaattaattttggacTTCATGAAGAATAAGTTAGATTGTATCCAACAatgaaatttttcaaattaaacatATGGTCACATGATTGTTGAATTGTGAACTTGGTATGAGGATGTACGGTTGATAAAGATAGCATGATAGATCATGTGACAGTTATTTGAAATTgtcaaacaaaaaagaataattaggCTAAAGTTTCTTATGTCTATGTTCTATTCTCTCTGACGCAATATCGGCTGTGAATTTCATTGcaatgtaaaattaaattcatgagGCCTGATTAATCGTTTCTTCACCTGAAAGGAGCAATGTAATTGGTCGCATCATTGTTGAAAGCACGAGGTGGTTATCTGCTATATTACTTCATGTtcctaaaattgaaattattagttCTCTCCTTATAATGTTAATTACATATTATGAGTCAGTGGTTTTTAAATGTCCATAATTTCCTATGGAAGACCTATTGCCTGATGCTCAGGTTCTCTGAGGGCGGTCACATTTAGGTGTTTCATGATTCTTGAATATTTGGAAAACTTGATACTTTTGAGTACTGGAAAGCCATGTctgtaaaaaatttcttatttgttagAATTTTCTCTTATGCTATAGGCATAATGTTTCCCTGTGTTCTTCATTTCTGTTTTCTATGCTTTTGCAGAAATTGGTGGAGAGTATTTATCTGTCAAGACTGCTGGAAACCTCTCCACCCTTTTTGATGTAGGTGGAATTTTTGGTGGAATTATTGCTGGCTACATATCTGATAAACTTAAAGCTCGAGCTACTACAGCAGCCACCTTCATGTATGCTGCTATTCCATCCATGCTTTTGTATCGCGCATATGGAAGTGTATCTCAGACAGTCAACATTGTACTTATGATGGTCGCTGGCCTATTTGTAAATGGGCCTTATGCACTAATCACAACTGCAGTTTCTGCAGATCTTGGCACACATAGTTCTGTTAGAGGGGATTCTCGAGCACTGGCAACAGTCACTGCCATTATTGATGGTACTGGATCAGTTGGTGCAGCACTTGGTCCCCTCCTTACTGGATTCCTTTCAACACAGGGGTGGGATGCTgtatttattatgttaatggTTGGTGCTCTTATTGCGGGGCTTCTTTTGTCACGTCTTGTCATAGCTGAAATCACTGAGAAAATTAGAAGACCCGTAACTACAACAAATGGATGGCAAAATAATGAAGGTAACTTAATTGACTTATTTACAAACGACATTGCACATATAAAATTTGGATGTGTATTCAAGTCAAGGCAGTTTTCTCTTGAAACCATGAGCCATTTATTCCTTGTTTGATATTTAAGTGCTACAGCTTTTACTCTCCAATTGTTATGgaaaaaaactgtaattatgaaatagaaattaatagtgtgtagaaaataataattttgataaaaatagtaGAGATATTATAggttttttatcatataagtgGAGAATCAAATTAACTTAGCTTCcagcagttagtgtttaccaaactcTTTCTCAGTACTAAACAAGGCTTTAGTTAATGATGGCTGCTAATCTTTTTGTATCATTTTAAGGTTAAGATATGTTCAGGGTATTCACCTAAGATATGAACAAACATGctgatttcctttttcttctgtcAGTTTCCCCATAGAAAAGAACTTGAGTGGGGATAGGGATCctagagaaattttttttttttttttcaccattGCACATAGAGCATGGCTATAACCCAATATGTTGGGTAATTCCATTAATTCTTGTTAGAAATTGTTTTGCTTATCTGCCTTGTTGAAAACCCTTTTTCTTTCCTCCCCTTTTTTCTACCATTGCATCTATTCTATAGGCCTAATTCAGAAATTTTCTGCTATTTTGCAGCTCCTGCTACGCAGCCACTTCTTAGGGACCGAAGTTGATCATCAGGTATGCATCCTGAAGTTATAAAAGTTGAAGCGATTGAGACAAATGATAAACTATAGAAGTAGTAACAATAATAAGTGATGTATTTTTAGAAAGTTTTGACCGGTTTGGCTGTAGTTCATGTTACCTTCGCTAGTCAACTTTTTGTATAATGAATATGTGATGAGGAACGTGTagaatttctttcttgttGGAATTTTTATGCGAGTTGATTCAGTGGGAAATGaggaaaaagtaaaagacTTCTGAAAGACACAGCCGGGGAACTTTGTTGTTCAATTGTGTGAAAGACTTCTGTGAGTACTACACATGTTGTATGAGCAAATCTTGATGATTTTTgtgtttgaagaaaaataaaatggcatCGTTTGAATTTGTCAGATGCACTTCAACATTAGAATTGTGCTAATGCCACGGCCTTCTTGTTATGTGAGATTGTGTTTTGCTTATGGATGATGTagatttaatcatttaatttgtCAGTACTTTTAATGCCCAAGGTACAGATAAAAAATCAGCATCTGGAATGGtcgacttcatttttagtaaCTGATTTTTGCCCCccgcccaaaaaaaaaaaaaaattgttgaagttaaaagtaatttttatgtatttttatagttttagagtaagataatcaaaattaattgtattaagaagcaatttaaaaaacttatgtcacaaaaaaaaaataaagaaaggagttaattgattaattctccaagttttttctttatttgaattttattaataatgtgattttattttaattatcttttttcataaatgaggtggtacaaaattaattgttggcGAAAATGTTATCTCGATTATGAAATAAGAGAATTGAGATTCGAATTATATTTACATAACATTTAAAAGATTAACTTGTCATTACCCAAAAAGTTAACTTTTAAtggtaagtttattttatggAATGAGAATATGGTGGACTCGGAatgagattttaatgtttattttgtaaaaataaataagaatgagaatttattgaaatgtcattaatgtgtttacttaacaaaataaataggaatgagaaatgagaatcaatttatcaaaatacctatagtattaaataatgtaatttttattaattagatacatgcataatattaataaaataataataaataaaataataaagctaataaaatttaataataataataataataatgatatttaaaataataaaattaattatgatttaaacgagagtaattaagaaaatataaaaaaattagagagatACAAAAATCAATGTAGGGAATGAAAATCTCTATTCTCAACCCCCTCAtgtgaatgaaaatttcattcattattcttaaattatgtaaaaataatatattttatttttattttcaaattatattttatcaaataaatataaattttatttacattcattcattcattcattctgAATCCTTAAAACCTCGTGTAAacacattataaaataattaagaaaaaaatacggGAGGTTATTCCGTCTTCTAAGAGATTGAAAGGGACGAGCGAACGTCGGGATTCAAGATAGAAAGGACAGGTTGTTTGTAACGTTACAAATTACAATGCATCCCCAAATCCCTGCACAGAATTGGATTGGATAGGGTTCTGAGCCAACCAAAACGGCCCAACAGCTGTATTGAATAGACAAGACCAGCCTTTCATTTTAGCTTCATAGAGGCCTGGAAGTTCACCAGGCATCCTATGCTCTCGGCTGATTAGGATCACCACGTGTCTACTGTTCCTCTTTCTCGACTCTTCCAACGTTGTGGCCCGTTATCTTGCCTTGATTGCTCATCTTCGCCATTACCAGGAACttgcataaataaattatcggTTCGCTCATGCTGTTCTATACGTTCCCCCCCTCCTTTTTTTCAGTTGCtggttacttttttttttttagagtttttgagattaaataaattattttatttttattaataaaaacttaaaattttaaattttaaaagtagagattgaatttttttttaaatatttaaatgtttaaaatatcttttatttattggatactcttattttattttttttataatataattttaaaaaacatgcatactaatttttttttaatattgattacaCATCATACTActgtattatataaatatttacaactgcTATTATAATAGGCATTATGcataactgatatttatattattacattaaatttaatgaattatatatccagacaaatatatttacaactgctattataacaaatattatacataattgtgacttatattattatattaaattctatgaagtacatgcccagaCAAATAACTCTTACAGACGAGAGATGTACTGAACAATaacaaagagattttttttttaaaaaaaatatattgtcaattttataatgtttGTTGCTCCATtacataagaaaacaaaatccttTATACGCAAACCTCACAATGAATGGGAGGGAAGTAGAGAATAGAGTCTCTCCATAGCACTGAAAAGATGATTGGCGCTGGGACTTGATGACGTCAGTAGTGCCACTGAGCTACGCAATGCTCAGTGGTTAACTGAAACAAATGCTGAAAATAAATCcgaatatattatttttaatatattaaattatatgatatttgaagatattaattaattcatattcgaatcaaataaaattctttcaataaaCATTTAACAcagtaatattttaaaaatatcgaACTAAAGATCTTTGTTAAATACCAACAaccaattatattattattactcgcATATAGACGCAAGGAATATGTTAAAATAGAACTGAAGGCTACGACAGTGGATGGTAAAGGGCGGAGGCAAGTCCTGATTGTTCTATTATTGTGTGTTTTGTGGATGTCTGCTGCTTTTGCATTGTCAGAGCCATTGTGTGAACCGAAAGACTTGAGATGGGTGGGGTGGGGGCAAGTCGAACCAGCCAATTCCTCCAACACGACCCAAGTCATCAAATGAAATGCCTCAAACCACCATCcatgattaattaaatcttagtGTGCCTGCACAGCATAGACATGCTGAACAACTTGACCTGTATTTTCTGAGAAAATGCGGCCACTGCTTGTGTGGCCTGGAGGTTTTGAACTCCTCCCTGGCAAAATAAACATcatattaaatttacaaattcacaaaataagctgtaaaataaatgtaatgtaattcttaaaaaaaataaagttgtcATTAGGGACAAGACAGGAGGGTGCATTCCGTAAAACAAAAAGCAATTAAATTCCGTCATCATACGTGTCAAACAGCAATTATGTCGGATACGGATAGCAATAGCATCAACCGTCCATTCACATACCAAAAATATGAGAATTCGTACGATTGATTGATTCTTcaaaaatcaatataatttcCCCGTTATAAATGTACCCACCAACTACTCTCCTCCTTCCTACACCTCACAATTAGAAACAAACTCTACTCCAGCAAGTACTCTCCTCTTTTCTCCTCCCAGTTCTCAAGTACACAGAGAGAAGCAAGCATGGCTGTCTCACGTGCCATGCTCCTGCTGATTTTCTCTTTTGCTCTCACCTCATATGCCACAGCTCAAGGCCCAgcatcatcaccatcaatgCCACCAAAGTCCACCCCCAACCACCCACCACCACCCATGGCCATGGCGCCGTCGCCAAAATCCTCCCCCAACCCCCCACCACCACCCATGGCCATGGCGCCGTCGCCAAAATCCTCCCCCAACCCCCCACCACCGCCCATGGCCATGGCGCCGTCACCAAGATCCTCCCCCAGCCCCCCACCACCACCCATGGCCACGGCTCCGTCGACCCCACCTCCCACAATGTCAATGACCCCATCAATGAGCCCAGCAGAGAACCCCATGGCGCCACCCCCATCGACAGGTGCTGCCTCACCACCTTCACCAGTTGCGCCGGGACCGGAGTCGCCCACGATGCAGCCAACGGCGCCGTCAATGCCACCGTCAGGTATAACGTCACCACCAATGGCCAACCCTCCTTCAGGTATAACGCCACCACCAATGGCCAGCCCTCCTTCCGGAGCCTTTGTGCGTGGAAGCACGGGTTTGTTAGCATCGGCATTGCTTGGAGGAGTTGCTCTACTGCTCTTTGTTTAATCAGAACACAGTGttgtttattgttattgtttccAAGTCTCCATTTTTATCCTCGTAGATTATTAATTTGGATATTTATTTGTGTATCCTTTGTTATGTCtcccttacttttttttttttttttttcccctcccctgatttttgtttcttctatAAGTTGGT encodes:
- the LOC102607243 gene encoding putative glycerol-3-phosphate transporter 4, whose amino-acid sequence is MAGNSDTVRQTPPGILLIRKIRGKDWSLTTYRYIILLITFIAYACYHASRKPSSIVKSVLCPDPLKGPKKKPWPIGEFFVRQEFVGLDRNVSTAKGWDPFNGTHGTSKLGEIDLAFLACYSVGMFVAGHLGDTLDLRLFLTTGMVGSGIFVGLFGMGYFLDIHAFGFYLIMQMVAGLFQATGWPSVVAVIGNWFGKRKRGLIMGVWNAHTSVGNISGSLLAASVLDYGWGWSFILPGASIVMGGIIVYLFLAAYPEDVGFPYANDPIPGSERLPNDEESHMQKGKTAAVENNSGIRYGSGSRTSVGLLQACLIPGVIPFAFCLFFAKLVAYTFLYWLPFYLSQTEIGGEYLSVKTAGNLSTLFDVGGIFGGIIAGYISDKLKARATTAATFMYAAIPSMLLYRAYGSVSQTVNIVLMMVAGLFVNGPYALITTAVSADLGTHSSVRGDSRALATVTAIIDGTGSVGAALGPLLTGFLSTQGWDAVFIMLMVGALIAGLLLSRLVIAEITEKIRRPVTTTNGWQNNEAPATQPLLRDRS
- the LOC107176856 gene encoding glycine-rich protein 23 gives rise to the protein MTKSSRATPPSNADANKPVLPRTKAPEGGLAIGGGVIPEGGLAIGGDVIPDGGIDGAVGCIVGDSGPGATGEGGEAAPVDGGGAMGFSAGLIDGVIDIVGGGVDGAVAMGGGGGLGEDLGDGAMAMGGGGGLGEDFGDGAMAMGGGGGLGEDFGDGAMAMGGGGWLGVDFGGIDGDDAGP